gatatgttaataacaatcaacttcttctacaacttgtttatctatttattttctaacaaggGATAGGATGGAGCCAACGATGAGCCTATTGGCTAACAACCGTGTGCCTAATCCTTGTCGTCCTCACCCATTGCACAGACAACCAACATTGGCAGCATATGCTTGTATCGCGTCCAGCGTTGTCTCACCATCACAATCATTAGCAAGCGGGGGTCACAATTTTTAGCCAACAAGAAAACACGTGGAGAAAAAAACCGGGGAAACACGTGAAGGAGGTGATGACCAAGGGCGAAGATACAAACGGGGTCCGGGCGAAGGTGATATCGCGTCCGACGAAGATAGGGATCAAATTatcttttatgaaaaaaaaaattcttcgtgagaattttttttaaaaaaaagtgcTTTATAAATTTTGTTTCAAAGGTAAGGGTTTTTTTTTCgaaaatttatcatatttctctTTTATATACGATGGCacataaattaaataattaacaTGGAAGTAAAGTACACAACGTTTCTTACCTCATCGCCTCTCTCGTGTTAAATTTGGGAAACGTGAACACGATTGAGTTACTGTTCGCAGCTCATCCATTGCACCGCCAGCACTATAAGTAGCTCATCCCCCCTCCCCTTTCTTTGCCACTCACTCACCGACTCCAAGCGAGCCCATCAACCTACCTCACCATGAGTCGCCTTCTCGCtatgcttctcctcctcctcgtctcctccTCCGTCTCGACCTCTCATGCTCAGTTTGTGGGCGGCTGGCAGCCCATCCGGGACCTCAACGACCCCCATGTGCGTGAGATCGCCGTGTTCGCAGTCTCCCAGTATAACGTTCAGGAGAACAAGAGTCTCGAACTCTCTCAGGTGCTGGCCGGTCAGAAGCAGTTAGTGAGCGGGATGAACTATAACCTCACGCTGAAGGTGAAGGATGGATTATCCACGGCTAAGTACGTGGCAGTTGTGTACGAGTCCTTGAAGGGCGAGAAGAAGCTCGAGTCCTTCGTGCTGATTCAGGTGAGTGGCCAATATTACATCGAACCGCCTTTCAccatttcatcatcatcatcttcttcctcctgaTCTATACTCTTCTCTTTTTTTGCTGCTCATGCTCCATCTCGCTTTGGATAGCAAAAACTCGGTGGTTGGACTCCGGAAGACGTTAACAACCCCCACGTCCATGATATCGCTGTATTCGCTGTCTCCGAGCACAACAAAGAGGCGAAGGAGCCTCTGACCTTGGTGAACGTGGTGCAAGCTCAGAGCCAGGTGGTGGCCGGGGTCAACTACAAACTGCTGCTGGTGGCCAAAAACGAGAAGGGCGCGTCCGCCGGATACGAGGCGGTGGTGTGGGAGAAGGAATGGGAGAACTTCCGGAAGCTCACCTCCTTCAAGCGGCTACTCACAAACTAATTAATGCCTTATCCGTGTCCGTGTCGAATAAAGGAAGCTGAAAGCTTGATGTTGTGTCAGCAGTATTCGTACGTGTGTCGAATAAGTCATCGGCCTACAACGCTGAGAGGCGATGCGTTGTTCCTTTGCTGATGTGGTGACGAATAAAGCCTGTGTTATCACAACGCACGTCGTGTCATTCTATTCTCGTCATGATCATGATTTAataaatctaatatatatttaagatttattttggTAACTGATAATTAACTTATACATGAATAATAGTTGTAGATGTAaatgaataatattatatattcgtTCGGCTTCTGCTCAACAAAAATAGTTGAAGCTTTTAGATTGTATTATTATTCAATCTCATTGAGATTGTATTATCACTTTTCCGATGCAAATCTTAAACTGAGTATATGTCATACATGGATTAAGAATATTTTACTCTGATCAGAATGAACTGGTAAAATTGTAGAATTTGTGTtgcataaataaattaaattgttctacaggacattattataaaaattaactaatttacaaaattaaataaaatagtaTGAGATTTTTAATAATAGGTCAATTAACCTAGCTGATAAAGACTTTGATTATTAGTAGATCTTAACAAAATAGAATATTTTAAGATAACAATTAACCCTTTGTTTGTTATATTGAATCAGATACATGACAACACTCAACGTTGGGTCGTCTATGTCCATAAATACAACCAACATAACCGATAcatccatataatatttttttaatattttaaaatatttgaatgaTTCCTTGCATGACTATGAACAAAATACTAACATATTATATGAGATAATGTTATCACTAGCAACAatcattcttcattttctttcaaTAAAGTTTGTAAATATGACTATTATCTTAATGTCATCGAGAGGAATAAATTTAGATcataccaaatctttttaactatAGGAACCCAATCTTGAAGACCCCTTGAACAATGTTCAATGTG
This Musa acuminata AAA Group cultivar baxijiao chromosome BXJ1-2, Cavendish_Baxijiao_AAA, whole genome shotgun sequence DNA region includes the following protein-coding sequences:
- the LOC135612288 gene encoding cysteine proteinase inhibitor 1-like, with product MSRLLAMLLLLLVSSSVSTSHAQFVGGWQPIRDLNDPHVREIAVFAVSQYNVQENKSLELSQVLAGQKQLVSGMNYNLTLKVKDGLSTAKYVAVVYESLKGEKKLESFVLIQQKLGGWTPEDVNNPHVHDIAVFAVSEHNKEAKEPLTLVNVVQAQSQVVAGVNYKLLLVAKNEKGASAGYEAVVWEKEWENFRKLTSFKRLLTN